The nucleotide sequence GGTGGTATCTTAGTTAATAAAGATGGCTACCGTTACTTACAAGACTATGGCTTAGGACCTGAAACGCCAATTGGCAAACCAGAAAACAAATATATGGAATTAGGTCCGCGTGATAAAGTTTCTCAAGCGTTCTGGCAAGAGTGGCGTAAAGGCAATACTTTAAAAACCGCAAAAGGTGTTGATGTAGTTCACTTAGATTTACGTCATTTGGGTGAAAAATACTTGCTTGAACGTTTACCGTTTATTTGCGAATTAGCAAAAGCATACGAAGGTGTAGATCCTGCTAAAGCTCCAATTCCGGTTCGCCCTGTTGTTCACTACACAATGGGTGGTATTGAAGTGGATATGAATGCAGAAACGTCAATTAAAGGCTTATTTGCAGTGGGCGAATGTGCATCATCAGGCTTACACGGTGCAAATCGTTTAGGGTCTAACTCCCTCGCAGAGTTAGTGGTATTTGGTAAAGTAGCGGGTGAAAATGCTGCTCGTCGTGCGTTAGAGGTTACTTCTCGCAATCAACCACAAATTAATGCACAAGCTCAAGATGTAGTGGCTCGCTTACACGCTTTAGCAAACCAAGAAGGTAATGAATCTTGGTCTGATATTCGTAACCAAATGGGTGATGCAATGGAAGAAGGCTGTGGTATCTACCGTACACAAGAAAGTATGGAAGGAGCAGTGAATAAAATCCAAGAGTTAAAAGAGCGTTATAAAAACATCAGTGTGAAAGATAAATCAAGCGTGTTCAACACCGATCTACTCTACAAAATTGAGTTAGGATTTATCTTAGATGTTGCTCAATCTATTGCTTGCTCTGCGGTGGAACGTAAAGAATCTCGTGGTGCACACCAACGTTTAGACTATGTTGAACGTGATGATGTAAACTACTTGAAACATACTCAGGCTTTCTATAACGCAGATGGTACACCAACCATTAAATATAGCGATGTGAAGATTACTAAATCACAACCAGCTAAACGTGTGTACGGTGCAGAAGCGGAAGCACAAGAAAAAGCGAAAAAAGCAGCAGAAGCTCAAGCACAATAATAGAGAAGGAGCGAGAAAATGGCAAATTTAGATAAAATGACCATCGAAGTGCTACGCTACAATCCGGAATCAGATAGCGAGCCACATTTAGATAGATATGAAGTGCCTTATGATAGCCAAACTTCACTATTAGATGCACTGGGTTACATTAAAGACGAGCTTGAGCCTGAGCTTTCATATCGCTGGTCTTGCCGTATGGCGATCTGCGGATCTTGTGGGATGATGGTAAACGGTAAACCAAAGCTGGCGTGTAAAACTTTCTTACGTGATTACAGTGGTTTTATGCGAATTGAACCGCTTGCTAACTTCCCGATTGAGCGTGATTTAGTAGTGGATTTAAGCCACTTTATTGATAGCATTGAGGCAATTAAACCTTATGTGATTGATAACAAAGCACCGGAAGGTCAGCGCACTAAACAAACACCGGCACAGTTAGAGAAGTATCGTCAATTCTCAATGTGTATTAACTGTGGTTTATGTTATGCAGCTTGTCCGCAATTTGGTTTAAACCCTGAGTTTATCGGTCCTGCGGCAATTACATTAGCTCATCGCTATAACCTGGATAACCGTGATAATGGACGTGAAGAGCGAATGAAATTGCTCAGTAGTAAAAATGGGGTGTGGAGTTGTACTTTTGTAGGCTACTGCTCAGAAGTTTGTCCGAAACATGTTGGTCCAGCTTCAGCCGTGAACCAAGGCAAGCTAGAAAGTGCAAAAGATTATGTTATCTCAATGATCAAACCGAGATAGGAGGAAGAAATGTCAGCGACAAAACGTAGACCTTATGTTCGAGGAATGAAAGCGAGCTGGTGGAAAAAACTCGATTTCTACAAAATGTATATGGTGCGTGAAGCTACCTGTCTTCCAACCGTGTGGTTCTGTATCGTACTATTTTATGGTGCAGTTGCATTAAGCAAAGGTACATTTGCTACCGACTTTGTGGGTTTCTTGCAAAATCCGTTTGTAGTGGTACTAAATATCATTTCACTTGCAGCAATGTTTTATCACGCAGCAACACTTTATGTAATGACACCTGAAGTGATGTCAGTAATGGTAAAAGGCAAACATTTGCCAGTTTCTGTCGGAAGAAATATCCTTTGGGCTGTAACAGCTGTAATCAGCTTAATTGCATTAATCTTAGTTTATATTTAAGAAGGGGAATAAAATGAGTCTTGATCAAAACCCAAAACGTTCAAATGAACCACCTGTCTGGTTACTCTTTAGTGCTGGCGGTATGATTAGTGCATTATTTTTCCCTGTAGTCATTTTTATTATCGGCTTACTACTACCATTTGGATTAGTTTCACCTGATAATATCATTGCTTTTGCCCATACTTGCATCGGAAAACTAACTATTATGGCATTAGCCATTTTCCCAATGTGGGCAGGTATGCACCGTATCCATCACGGCTTGCACGATCTAAAAGTACACACACCAGCGGGTAATGTGATTTTCTATGGATTATCTATCTTATATACAATCCTAGTGATCATCGCTGTAGTGCAGATCTAATTTTGAAAGACCATCTTACATAAAGATGGTCTTTTTTATCTTTTTACAAGCGGTCGAATTTACAAAGAAATTTGCAAACATTATGAATTCTGCTGATAAAATGATCGCTTTGTATTAAATATCTTCAAAAAAGATCTTTTTTAAAATTTTTTGCAAAAAGCACTTGCAAGGATTTTATTTTTCTCTATAATGCACGGCACACAACGACGCATTGTTGTGAAGAGATTAAGTTTGATTCCGGTGCGTCGTTTTATTTTGCTCTTTAACAATTTATCAGACAATCTGTGTGGGCACTTGTTGATTGACTTGATTTTAAAAATATATTTTAAAACTTGAAGTCTTAATAGGTGCTAACTAGAAATTCATTTAACTTTTTTAAGTTTTCTTATTAAAGTGTGATTTTATGTCAGCAGTATTGAGCGATTAAACTTTTTGAATTGAAGAGTTTGATCATGGCTCAGATTGAACGCTGGCGGCAGGCTTAACACATGCAAGTCGAACGGTAACAGGGAGAAGCTTGCTTCTTTGCTGACGAGTGGCGGACGGGTGAGTAATGCTTGGGAATCTGGCTTATGGAGGGGGATAACTACTGGAAACGGTAGCTAATACCGCGTAATGTCTTTGGACTAAAGGGTGGGACTTTCGGGCCACCTGCCATAAGATGAGCCCAAGTGGGATTAGCTAGTTGGTGAGGTAAAGGCTCACCAAGGCGACGATCTCTAGCTGGTCTGAGAGGATGACCAGCCACACTGGAACTGAGACACGGTCCAGACTCCTACGGGAGGCAGCAGTGGGGAATATTGCACAATGGGGGGAACCCTGATGCAGCCATGCCGCGTGAATGAAGAAGGCCTTCGGGTTGTAAAGTTCTTTCGGTAGCGAGGAAGGCAGACTTGTTAATAGCAAGTTTGATTGACGTTAACTACAGAAGAAGCACCGGCTAACTCCGTGCCAGCAGCCGCGGTAATACGGGGGGTGCAAGCGTTAATCGGAATAACTGGGCGTAAAGGGCACGCAGGCGGACTTTTAAGTGAGATGTGAAAGCCCCGGGCTTAACCTGGGAATTGCATTTCAGACTGGGAGTCTAGAGTACTTTAGGGAGGGGTAGAATTCCACGTGTAGCGGTGAAATGCGTAGAGATGTGGAGGAATACCGAAGGCGAAGGCAGCCCCTTGGGAATGTACTGACGCTCATGTGCGAAAGCGTGGGGAGCAAACAGGATTAGATACCCTGGTAGTCCACGCCGTAAACGCTGTCGATTTGGGGATTGGGCTTTAAGCTTGGTGCCCGTAGCTAACGTGATAAATCGACCGCCTGGGGAGTACGGCCGCAAGGTTAAAACTCAAATGAATTGACGGGGGCCCGCACAAGCGGTGGAGCATGTGGTTTAATTCGATGCAACGCGAAGAACCTTACCTACTCTTGACATCCAGAGAATCTTGTAGAGATACGAGAGTGCCTTCGGGAACTCTGAGACAGGTGCTGCATGGCTGTCGTCAGCTCGTGTTGTGAAATGTTGGGTT is from Mannheimia varigena and encodes:
- the frdA gene encoding fumarate reductase (quinol) flavoprotein subunit; the protein is MQSVNFDVAIIGAGGGGLRAAIAAAEANPNLKIALISKVYPMRSHTVAAEGGSAAVIKDTDSYDNHFNDTVGGGDWLCEQDIVEYFVEHSPIEMTQLERWGCPWSRREDGEVNVRRFGGMKIERTWFAADKTGFHILHTLFQTSIKYPNIVRFDEHFVLDILTDNGEARGCVAMNMMEGTLVQINANAVVIATGGGCRTYRFNTNGGIVTGDGLSMAYRHGVALRDMEFVQYHPTGLPNTGILMTEGCRGEGGILVNKDGYRYLQDYGLGPETPIGKPENKYMELGPRDKVSQAFWQEWRKGNTLKTAKGVDVVHLDLRHLGEKYLLERLPFICELAKAYEGVDPAKAPIPVRPVVHYTMGGIEVDMNAETSIKGLFAVGECASSGLHGANRLGSNSLAELVVFGKVAGENAARRALEVTSRNQPQINAQAQDVVARLHALANQEGNESWSDIRNQMGDAMEEGCGIYRTQESMEGAVNKIQELKERYKNISVKDKSSVFNTDLLYKIELGFILDVAQSIACSAVERKESRGAHQRLDYVERDDVNYLKHTQAFYNADGTPTIKYSDVKITKSQPAKRVYGAEAEAQEKAKKAAEAQAQ
- a CDS encoding succinate dehydrogenase/fumarate reductase iron-sulfur subunit, with translation MANLDKMTIEVLRYNPESDSEPHLDRYEVPYDSQTSLLDALGYIKDELEPELSYRWSCRMAICGSCGMMVNGKPKLACKTFLRDYSGFMRIEPLANFPIERDLVVDLSHFIDSIEAIKPYVIDNKAPEGQRTKQTPAQLEKYRQFSMCINCGLCYAACPQFGLNPEFIGPAAITLAHRYNLDNRDNGREERMKLLSSKNGVWSCTFVGYCSEVCPKHVGPASAVNQGKLESAKDYVISMIKPR
- the frdC gene encoding fumarate reductase subunit FrdC produces the protein MSATKRRPYVRGMKASWWKKLDFYKMYMVREATCLPTVWFCIVLFYGAVALSKGTFATDFVGFLQNPFVVVLNIISLAAMFYHAATLYVMTPEVMSVMVKGKHLPVSVGRNILWAVTAVISLIALILVYI
- the frdD gene encoding fumarate reductase subunit FrdD → MSLDQNPKRSNEPPVWLLFSAGGMISALFFPVVIFIIGLLLPFGLVSPDNIIAFAHTCIGKLTIMALAIFPMWAGMHRIHHGLHDLKVHTPAGNVIFYGLSILYTILVIIAVVQI